The following is a genomic window from Amycolatopsis sp. BJA-103.
GCCGCAAGTCGCGAACAGGAACCTTCGCACGCAAGATCAAAGGGGCATCGGATGAAGAAACTCCGCTATGCGGTGGTGATCCCGGCTGTCGCCGGCACCATGCTGGCCGGGTTCACTCCTGCGTTCGCAGGACCGGAGGCTGCCAAACAGCAGCCTTTGAACTCCACCAACATTCCGGCGAAGTACGCGAGCCAGAAGCTGGACTGGCACAAGTGCACGGCGAACGAGCTGCCGACCGCGCCGCCGCCGGGGGCCGAAAACATCGAATGCGCGACCTACCGCGCACCGCGCAACTGGTACAAGTCGAACGAGAACATCGACCTGACGATCGCCGTCAGCCGCCTCGCCGCCACCGGCGGCCCCGCGACGGCCAGCGTCATCACGAACCCGGGCGGCCCCGGCGCACCGGGCCGTAACTTCCCGGCTCGTCTGCGCAACCAGACGAAGCTGCGCGCGACCCAGGAGATCATCGGTCTCGACCCGCGCGGCACCGGCAAGAGCACCAACATCACCTGCGGCAACGCGATCGGCACCGGATCCGACCTGGACCCGCGCGATCGCAGCCGGGCGAACCTCAACCTGATCCTGGACGCCACCAAGTACGCGGCGGACTCCTGCCAGGTGAAGTCCGGCGAGCTGGGCCCGCTCATCAACACCGCCCAGACCATCCGCGACATCGACCTGCTGCGCGTCCTCCTCGGCCGCGACAAGATCAACTGGGTCGGCTACTCGGCGGGCACCTGGATGGGCGCGCACTACGCCCAGCAGTTCCCCACCCGGACCGGCAAGTTCCTGCTCGACTCGTCGACCGAGTTCACGACGACCTGGCAGAACTCGTTCGACGGGCAGCCGCTCGGCTTCGAGCGCCGCTGGCGTCAGGACTTCCTGCCGTGGATCGGCAAGTACAACAAGGTCTACAACTTCGGCAGGAACGGCGAGGCCGCTCGCCAGACCTACGAGAAGGTCCGCTTCGCGCTGACGCAGAACCCCGTCGAGGTGGACGGCGTCCCGGTTTCGGCCAACGCCCTCGACTCGACCATCGCGTCGTACCTCTACTCGAAGCGCAACTTCCCGGCGCTG
Proteins encoded in this region:
- a CDS encoding alpha/beta hydrolase — its product is MKKLRYAVVIPAVAGTMLAGFTPAFAGPEAAKQQPLNSTNIPAKYASQKLDWHKCTANELPTAPPPGAENIECATYRAPRNWYKSNENIDLTIAVSRLAATGGPATASVITNPGGPGAPGRNFPARLRNQTKLRATQEIIGLDPRGTGKSTNITCGNAIGTGSDLDPRDRSRANLNLILDATKYAADSCQVKSGELGPLINTAQTIRDIDLLRVLLGRDKINWVGYSAGTWMGAHYAQQFPTRTGKFLLDSSTEFTTTWQNSFDGQPLGFERRWRQDFLPWIGKYNKVYNFGRNGEAARQTYEKVRFALTQNPVEVDGVPVSANALDSTIASYLYSKRNFPALADYLVNLKTLTEGTSSQQQKAAAAQKVKAETVDGDGVIGPQPLFVPTDGDSYNASFWTIPCNEGPWTGNRQSVIRQSQKLIDRDLPLLGAGWLIQPCIFWKNKPVDLPKLDGRGVPPVLIVQSVHDPATPIEGATRAHRAFANSRMITVTGEGDHGIYAGGNVGVDKVVEDFLVDGKVPNDQSLPGLPLPVPAGG